ACCCGTCGCTCATCAGGTACTCGACCAGCTTCTTGGCGTTGTCGGTGGCGGCGTCCTTGAGCACGGCGAACGACGCGGTCTCGCCGAAGGTGGTCGGCTCGCCGCCGTCCGGTCCGGTGAGCCCGGCGACGACGCCGGTGTTCTTGGCCAGGAACGAGGAGTCGGCCCCGCACTCCGGGCACGTCGGCAACGCGTCGTTGCGCAGGCCGGCGAGTTCGTCGAGCAGGTAGGAGGACCAGATCACCATCGCCGACCGGCCGGCGAAGTACGTCGCCCTGGTGGTGTCGACGTCCTGGTTGCCGGCCACGGAGTGCGCCTTGATGAGGTCGCCGTAGAACTGGAACGCGGCGACGCACTGCGGGCTGTCCAGCGTCACCTTCCCGTCGCCGCCGACCAGTTCGCAGTCGTTGGCGAGGGCGAAGTGCTCGAACGTCTGGTGGGTGAACACGTCGGCGGGCGTGGTGCTGGCGGTGATGCCCGCGACGTCGCCCTGGTCGAGGCGTTCGGCGGCCTTGCGGATCGCGTCGAACGTGGTCGGCGGCTCCAGCCCGGCCCGGTCGAAGAGGTCCTTGCGGTAGAAGAGGAGCTGCGCCCAGCCGTCACTGGGAACAACCAGCTGGGTGTCACCTGATCGAGTCAGGTCGAGGGACTGCCGTGCGAACGTGTCGACGCCGAGCGCGTCCACGAGCTGCTTCGCGGCGTCGGTGTCGAGCAGGTCGTCGGTGCGCAGCTGGCTCATGATCGGCAGCGAGATGGACCCGATCACGTCCGGCAGCTCGCCGGACGCGGAGGCCGCGGTGAGCACGGTCGTGAGCTGGTTCTCCGCGATCGCGACGAGCTTGGTCTCGATGCCGGTCTTGTCGCTGAACCGCGCCAGCAGGCGTTCCTGCGCCTGAACGCGGTCGGCGGTGTCCTCGATGGTCCAGAAGACGAGCGGTCCGTCCGCTCCCCCGCCGGAATCGCCGCTCCCGCAGGCCGCCAGCACCAGCGCGACAGGCACCGCGGCGGCGAGCACGCGCAGTCCTCGTCCGGTCATCGTTGCTCCCTTCGGGGTGGACCGCGACGTCTCACGGGCATCACCGGTGGCATCAGTGGCGTCACTGAACACCCCGGTTTGTCCCGTGACAACCACCAATCCGGTAGTGACTTCGGGGCCGTATCCGGCTGCGTGCAAGCGTTCGACGGCCCGCCGCGCGCCGGGATCGGGTTACCGCATTGCTGTTTTGACTGATCGCGGGATTAATGTCCGCCATGCCGCTGTGGAAGATCGCGTGCCAGGAGCAGCTGCTGCCGGGCGCCTCGATCGAGGAGAAGTGGGAGTTCGCGCAGTCGGCGGGTTTCGACGGCATCGAGTTGCGCGCGCGGGACGACGAGGCGTTCGAGGCCCGGCTCGGCGCGCTGAAACGGGCGGTCGGCCGTGGTGTCGTGCTGCCCGCCGTGTGTCTGGACGGGCTGGCGCTCGGCGGGGACGTCGACCGGTGCGCGGACGCCTTCCGGCAGGTGGCCGCGCGGGTGGGCGTGATCGCGGCGCTGGGCGGGCGGGTGGTGGTGGCGCCGGTGTCCGACGGGCCGCTGCTGCAGGTGCCGAGCCAACG
This is a stretch of genomic DNA from Saccharothrix ecbatanensis. It encodes these proteins:
- a CDS encoding ABC transporter substrate-binding protein; protein product: MTGRGLRVLAAAVPVALVLAACGSGDSGGGADGPLVFWTIEDTADRVQAQERLLARFSDKTGIETKLVAIAENQLTTVLTAASASGELPDVIGSISLPIMSQLRTDDLLDTDAAKQLVDALGVDTFARQSLDLTRSGDTQLVVPSDGWAQLLFYRKDLFDRAGLEPPTTFDAIRKAAERLDQGDVAGITASTTPADVFTHQTFEHFALANDCELVGGDGKVTLDSPQCVAAFQFYGDLIKAHSVAGNQDVDTTRATYFAGRSAMVIWSSYLLDELAGLRNDALPTCPECGADSSFLAKNTGVVAGLTGPDGGEPTTFGETASFAVLKDAATDNAKKLVEYLMSDGYRDWLAIAPEGKVPVRAGTKDNPQEYAEMWRGLDVGVDTKAPLAKFYDAETLRVVQDSPKTFRRWGFNQGKGELAGAVAGQLVVPKALAEVVNGAGDAPAAAAKANEQAATIAEELGG